A single genomic interval of Arthrobacter methylotrophus harbors:
- a CDS encoding IS481 family transposase, with translation MSKQKVIVLAVRDQGLTVAAAARRYGVSRRWVHELLRREAEGGIAAVEPRSKRPLSNPRCTDDAVTARILALRRELDAAGLDAGPVTIAWHLNREGLPTPSTSTIRRILHTAGLIRPEPKKRPRASLHRFEAHQPNETWQSDFTHWALADGTDTEILNFLDDHSRYLLACTAFTPVTVTAVVATFLTAAAEYGVPASTLTDNGMVYTTRLAGGRGGRNAFEHQLHALGITQKNGSPSHPQTQGKIERFHQTLKKWLTGQPRAHMLNDLNEQLGKFRHIYNHERPHRALDRRTPATAYTATPKAAPAGAKQGDHWRRRVDRVDQYGKLTLRHAGRLRHIGIGRAYAGKHVLMLIHDTDVTISDTTTGEIIHELTIDPTRDYQARQRKTPRSEDRGVTDDPTHP, from the coding sequence ATGTCGAAGCAGAAAGTTATCGTCCTCGCAGTCCGTGACCAAGGCCTGACCGTCGCTGCCGCGGCCCGCCGCTACGGTGTCAGCCGCCGCTGGGTGCACGAGCTCCTCCGGCGCGAAGCCGAAGGAGGTATCGCCGCCGTCGAACCGCGATCGAAACGGCCGCTCAGCAATCCCCGCTGCACTGACGACGCAGTCACAGCACGTATCCTGGCCCTGCGCCGGGAACTGGACGCCGCCGGGCTGGACGCGGGCCCTGTCACGATTGCCTGGCACCTGAACCGTGAAGGCCTGCCCACGCCCTCGACCTCCACGATCCGCCGGATCCTGCATACCGCAGGCCTTATCCGTCCCGAACCGAAGAAGCGGCCGAGGGCCTCCCTGCACCGTTTCGAAGCGCACCAGCCCAACGAGACCTGGCAGTCCGACTTCACCCACTGGGCACTGGCCGACGGGACCGATACAGAGATCCTGAACTTCCTCGATGACCACTCCCGCTACCTGCTCGCCTGCACCGCGTTCACACCCGTCACAGTCACTGCCGTGGTGGCCACATTCCTCACCGCCGCCGCCGAATACGGGGTGCCGGCCTCGACCCTGACTGACAACGGCATGGTCTACACGACCCGCCTCGCCGGCGGCCGGGGCGGGCGGAACGCCTTCGAACACCAGCTCCATGCCCTGGGCATCACGCAGAAGAACGGCTCCCCGAGCCACCCGCAGACCCAGGGCAAAATCGAACGCTTCCACCAGACCCTGAAGAAATGGCTGACCGGACAGCCGCGGGCCCACATGCTGAATGACCTCAACGAGCAGCTGGGAAAGTTCCGGCACATCTACAACCACGAACGCCCGCACCGGGCCCTGGACCGGCGAACACCGGCCACTGCCTACACCGCAACGCCTAAAGCAGCACCGGCCGGAGCCAAACAGGGAGACCACTGGCGCCGACGCGTAGACCGCGTGGACCAGTACGGGAAACTCACCCTCCGCCATGCGGGCCGGCTCCGCCACATCGGCATCGGCCGCGCCTATGCCGGCAAGCACGTCCTGATGCTCATACACGACACCGACGTCACCATCAGCGACACAACCACCGGAGAGATCATCCACGAACTCACCATCGACCCCACCCGCGACTACCAGGCCAGACAAAGAAAAACACCCCGGTCCGAAGACCGGGGTGTAACCGATGACCCGACTCATCCGTGA
- a CDS encoding DUF4236 domain-containing protein: MGLSFRKTINLGKKTRLNVSKSGVSASRKIGPVTVNSRGRITIRLGKGLSWRQ; the protein is encoded by the coding sequence ATGGGCCTCAGCTTCCGCAAAACCATCAACCTCGGCAAGAAGACCCGACTGAATGTCTCCAAGTCAGGCGTCTCGGCGTCGCGCAAGATCGGGCCGGTCACAGTCAATAGCCGGGGACGGATCACGATCCGCTTGGGCAAAGGTCTTTCCTGGCGTCAGTAG
- a CDS encoding GNAT family N-acetyltransferase yields MSPSVISAVRPVAEIVPFDPKTHLQGAVEALLRLRRAGGLYPPRNVKAAISDFAYWLLSEEVLGRWVALIDGQVAGHIALTAPHPYLTDALASMDQVPVEPDGFCEVSKFFVDPDAQDRGVGAALFDAAIGFARSQGLQPALAVVDTSLAARRFFGRHGMTEAGSLRGIHGEKFVFVGAAKTVWRREPAVTARAA; encoded by the coding sequence GTGAGCCCCTCAGTAATTAGCGCCGTCCGGCCCGTAGCGGAGATCGTCCCGTTCGACCCGAAGACACATCTCCAGGGCGCCGTCGAAGCGCTGCTGCGGTTGCGCCGCGCCGGGGGCCTCTATCCTCCGCGCAACGTGAAGGCCGCCATCAGTGACTTCGCCTACTGGCTCCTCAGCGAGGAGGTCCTGGGCCGCTGGGTCGCGCTCATTGATGGCCAGGTCGCAGGGCACATCGCCCTCACCGCTCCCCATCCGTACCTGACCGACGCCCTCGCCAGCATGGATCAGGTGCCCGTGGAGCCCGACGGTTTCTGCGAGGTCTCCAAGTTTTTCGTTGACCCGGACGCCCAAGACCGCGGAGTCGGCGCAGCGTTGTTCGACGCGGCAATCGGCTTCGCCCGCAGCCAGGGCCTTCAGCCGGCATTGGCTGTCGTGGACACGTCCCTTGCCGCCCGGCGGTTCTTTGGCCGCCACGGCATGACAGAAGCGGGCAGTCTCCGCGGGATCCACGGTGAAAAATTCGTGTTCGTCGGCGCGGCCAAGACCGTCTGGCGTCGGGAACCGGCCGTCACCGCTCGGGCCGCATAG